The region TGCAGGCATGGCTATCTTTATAAGTCCAGTGAATTGGATGAAGCATATGACATTCGTCCATTTATTTGGATTTAATATACCAATTTTCATGTTGGTCTTTGCATTTATCGGTGCATTACCCCGTTGGGCATACTGGCAATTGTTATGTATTCTAATTTCGATATTCATAATGTATTTCACCGCGAATATTTCTGCTAACTTACCTTGGTTTGGCGCAATGCATCCCGTTTTTGGTGTTCTATTATTTGTATTTGCCTACACAATGGTT is a window of Virgibacillus ihumii DNA encoding:
- a CDS encoding DUF6220 domain-containing protein — encoded protein: MVRKNRRIRIGRIIYLVLAIIFALSVATQIFFAGMAIFISPVNWMKHMTFVHLFGFNIPIFMLVFAFIGALPRWAYWQLLCILISIFIMYFTANISANLPWFGAMHPVFGVLLFVFAYTMVSKTWKLTFKNKSNQKGDA